From the genome of Phlebotomus papatasi isolate M1 chromosome 2, Ppap_2.1, whole genome shotgun sequence:
ctccctccaccttCTGTTCTGGTaaccctcatacaaaatgaggcctTTTTATCTCATAACTCCTTTCTGggaaaaggtagaaagctgaaataaGGCATtcgaacaaggcttaaagaaaagtttttaacCATACAATCCAAACTCTTCGTCTATCATCCCTTATGGTAGCCTCCATACAAAAAGAGAGAATTTTACCTTATaattcctttctgagaagacataaaaagctgaaattcgacatgagaacaaagcttagggaagactctTTAACTAGCATACCACCCCAAAACGCACCTGTCTAATAGTCCCAATATAgaaagaattccttcgcacaaatTGTTATGAATACACTGAATTGCATATTAGTACAACTTCTGTAGACAATAAATCGAGAAGCAACTCCAAAACCTTGATtgcaatatcaaaaaaatcaccaCTAATGCCATTTAGATTATATGAGGATATGTTTATATCTTTCACACATCACCATATCTTAATGaggcgaaaaatgaaatataaaaagtctggaaaatgattattattagcgttattacttattcatgtttttttttcattcaatcaggctcgatcaaaaagttcttcgtgaggattgttgaaaatacctcttctcagaaaggagttataaagtaaaatgctctcattttgtatgagggttATCAGAATGGAgagtggggggagggggtggcaTGCATGGATAAAAGGTataagtaatacactgaccctataccgaatttcatcgaTATCGCTTTAGGAGTTCTTGcgtaatttttttgtcaaaatagtgatttatcggaaggataaaggcctttttacAAAGACTCCCTGCgcttatcgtcctgggtcccgggatttttttttaaatcttataccAGTgtctacaaaatgcgcctactctcatcTCTGGATAAAGATGAACCGGTGCCCATAtatttttgatcattcttccttctaagaaatagtttatatgctctagaatttttgctccatagtttagaacattggtcccaaaacaaaagttgttacctatactaatgtctatccattgaaataggtcccgttcgtggcgattccgggaccggatttgaccattctccttttcaAGTAAGATTACTAAATCTCATTATGAACAGAAAAGACAGAAAGTTATGAACCCATCAACGGTCCGTCGATACGACAAGTCGGCAGATCTTAACTTGTAGTGTTCGGATATAAAAAGGCGCCTTTTTTACTCTTCCGCAACCgcaaaatatgtatataaaaccaatttcaagatttcttgaattaaaaaaaaatctcagttcAGAAATTAATTTATCGTTTCAATAAAAGGAGCGCTCATAAGGGtgtcaaaattttcaacttgtAGGTCCTATAATCTAGGCAATTCCTACATCAAGTTCAGATTATTTATatattctgaaaaggccttgatatcagctacaacatactaaaatcaagggggagatattagggtcagaGGGAATACTATATTAGGGGTCTTAGGAAGTGGGAATActggaacactgagagaaatccgaaaaagttaaaataacattccggaaatgttaattttaccctgcagtattgatccgaaatcggtgtagatattatgctttttaggtgtattaggggttaaattttaaaggtgtaaaattaacattaaaaaatgttgatatatttttacacctaaaaagtgttaaaattatgaggaaaaatagttaatcgcacccccattttttctcagtgaatataaagtcttttctgtctaattccgtatttttcagactatgttacttttagttgagatttttaattcaagcggcagtataatttgaaagggtttgttgaaattttcaagttcggctattacaatgaaatggagcaaatacactcagtcccgagaatatgcacattttcgggaccaaaaaaaaaacgcgcgaaatggtatTATGCATCGAaaacgcccaacaactccgggagcatgaaagaagcatccacacagcggggaaggcgctcctgggcggtctacattggacttagcagattcttccaacacgggatatggacattgtaaaaatgattaccttgtaatacaatatctcgatacgattaaaaaaaaacgaaacattGCATACCCataggggctttcttttgaatacatCGGCTGTAGAACGAATTTCTCGCGGAGTCAAGATAAAGAGATTCAACTGCTTAATAGAAatacattaacaaacagtattttttggcgagagttcttcaataaatggttagaatatttaaatattttaccataataaaagaaattaatgttttattctgaaaaagaagcacagAGTTTTCAAATTTCCGTAAAATAGTATACactcaggcgtatttcaaaaataatttcataaattgactcccaatggtaggcaaacttgcataattttatgtgcttaattccgtcaggtgcataatcccgaagtgcataatgccgggactgagtgtatactGTATACGttcaaatttattatagcttaatttgtgtcgtaatttttccgaggaaaatattcagttgaacaataattttccttaatttttgcaggaatttcaaatttatgtAGTGGCTCGCAAAGCTATTGCAGTTGactttcaatcaatttgatataattttattttctaatttatcgtattcgtgggactttttcgcgAATACCGTTAAAGAGTATCCTTTAGGTCACCTccaccattttttttatctttttacatATACCTACTGGAAAGGTTTTAGTATATTCCATTTCTTTAATGCCAAAAGTCAAAAAGTTATATTTGTGCTATTGATTGAGGACTATTACAAACTGAGGACCGAAAAGgtgcatttgtaatatttaatgttagACTAATTTTGTAAAAGTCTAAGTAAGTGATGAACTTCcattaaagaaacattttgGGGATTTATTTAGATGGTGTCCTTGCTCTTGAATAATTGaaaagtggctttgaaaatttagaaataaggattcatctttcaaaaatttcaattccattttaaacggTCTAATATTTGTACCACGGTACCAGTATTGTGAGCATCCtagtggaagaaaatttgtgaataacaattgaagagattTCTAAAATGTTGGAAAACTATAATTAAATAGTATTTCCCTATTTAGAAAATCTTGGATGTGCTTAAAAGCTCGATACATGTGTGCCATATTCTTTTACTGAAAGGAACATGGGAAACTTTATGAATATGGCCATTTTTCTCCTGATATGTtgcgaaaaaaaatctcttctgGCGACAGGTGGCTGAGGATTCTGGATTGGCGACAGGTGATGAGGAATTGATCTAATACAACAATATCGAAAAAGATCCTGGAAAAATAGTCAAGCTTGTTACAAAAGATGATTAAAATTAGCAATCATCAAAAACTTTTCCCAGGAGTGCACaatgttttaattttcaagaattttgaaaccagagagagaatcaagcttaataaaaaatgaagatacGTCTGAATCGCTAAATtatttgttgcactcgtacttttggacTCTTGTAGACTTTCTAGCACAGTTTCAATAATTATtacaaatgacaaaaaaatttttttttagatgttctattttccaaaagtagcttcactggtctcttaggaaaatttaacatattttgATACCCCTTCTTCGTAAAACgcagataataataaaatattgaaagtatgcaagaatatctggcgctaaaaatgcaaaatataagcaaaatgttaaaaatatgtgtaaaaattttttatttgagattttttttaaatatttctataattacttttttcatcagattaaataaattattgatttctaagtatgagatgtgcatgaagtgcaggaagtaCTGGAAGCATTGCAACATTTTTTagagtgttgcgaagttttggaagtgcgaaggccttttccatacaaattatggaagtgcctggaagtggtgtacacattttcacccaaatatctcccccttgactaaaattttagccTAATCGAATAAGTTTGAGATTTTGACTGTGAAAGAAacatcaaatcaagatggcgaccacgccatcttgtagatctcaagcatcttacccttagatgtaaagaccttaattttagattattattaaaaattgttgattttttttagtattgatTTAAAAGTGCGAAGTGACCCGTacttttaaaaaactaaaaccaataattaaaagttattttttttatttcacactaagtgatcaatttttgatttaaaaaaaaatgaaaatttttcgaaaataacaTGTACTACAGATTCGCATTCATCAAATCGAAATTATTCtagaaacacaaaattaaaatgttatccATTCCTTTCTGAAACTTATTTCACATGTCACCCACGCAGTGTATTGCGGTgaaatccaaattaaatttgttgtgatttGCGATGTTTACAAGAAGGAGAGTTCGACAATATGGGAAAGATAATTTAAGATCAAGAAAGGCATACAAATTGggatttatatgaaattttcctaatcaaaAACGTGTGCTGGATGGAACATAAAGTTCATCAAATTTGATAttggaaaaatgggaaaaatattaaaaggacTACAAATTTGATTATTGTTATTTCTCGTTTTTCATGCTCGAATTCATTAATAATTAATTCTTTTTGCTTTCAACCAAGTTGTAAAAGGCGGTGGACTagctatacaaaaaaaattaaaatataattctttGGTTTCTTTTATCCTAATAGATTATCTACTTTAAAATCTTTCACTAATTGCATTCTGCcccggattttttttaaataatttgacccaaaattttaattatgtcGTTTTAAAACTAGGacctataaattttctaaattaaccattttactgctcgaactccacagtagagagagcagtatattataaaataatattatatgattttattatgattttttcgaaattaaaatcaatattttggtgtatcaatgtagtctttttaacacaagaaaaatatttatgtaagtaCATGGTaattattatgataaaatttgtatattaaccgtctaatcattttccaacaaaataattttcttttcgcgattttaagcgttttgaccgttTTAAAGTTCTTTTGTCTTTTCCcttttgtcttaagatttttgatTAGGCCTGACCGTAATGTAAGGAAAATTGGAATGTAAAGAAATAAATACGTAGGAtgctaaattttttaaatacagcATAGAGAAAAAACTTTTTCGACATTCAATCaaactttttaaagaacttgtttaaaaaaaaacatgataaaCGACaggaaattaaaattggtcaacaAAAAAACGGTTAAAACTTCCTTCTTTTGTACATTTAAGATTAAAATGCAGAATGGTTGAAGATATTGACTTGGAGTTTTCGGACgatcccccataagtcaactgCAAGATTATTAATACGACCCTCATTTCCACCCGACCCTTCCTCTTAAtcttccgaaaaaaaaacagtatgcCGTGatttcctgtaatcacaaagAAATTATCTTAGTGGTTAAGGGGAGGGGTAGAGGGAAATGAGGATCATATTAGTAATCCTCAGGTTAACTTATCAGTAGGTCATGAGAAGActccaagtcaatatctttaaccATTTATCGCGCATATTACAAAAccagaagaaaatgagaaaaattggttttataccCGGTTTTAtagctctttttgtgaagtttactGCCatggcataacgaaaagaactttCAGGCTCTTCTTTTATACACTagaagtttaaaagaaattctagttaataatattaattgaatcaggagtttttattttcatttttagaaaagtgaaaaaagataactttaggacaccatttccttatcgtAAAATCCTGGGTGCACCTCAAGATTACcacatagggtaaattaagctaattcaaaacctgctccaattggaaatttttcgctactccaaatggaaacatattttttccacaataaATACTCAACTTATAGTTTTATTCATACATTTTCTGGggtacatttttaatatttagttccTTATGgttcaaataaagcgaaaatccattcatattaataagttttaacatttaaaagtctcatttcaattgacagtgtaacttttcaccgtcgaaaaaattcatcgatcgaccattttttcttatgaaaaaggCAAGTAagctgattgttgtttattaattttttgacgtttatgcactatatctggcaaattttagtgaaattaagtcttaaattttattgttaaccgtaagtgaagtgctcaattaaaataattacatattttctgaagaaaatgttCATTTGTGAAATGTGCGCAAGTGCTTCAATgggaaacaccgaaaatatgggtTTATTGGAGCGATCTCCTTATttttcagatgggaaaggaaaatAAGACCAGGAAGAAGAACAAAACCTACACTcgagagcaactcaacaaagctttggaagcctttcgttgtGGAAAATCACTAACAGAGGCGTCAGTTCTGTTTCACGTTCCGAAATCAACACTTTATAATAAGCTTACTAAGAGATATCCGGAGGAATGCAGTGTGGGAAGGCGCCCCACTTTACCAAAGGTCATGGAAGACGAGCTTGTTGAATGGATTTTGGAATTCGCTGACAAACGGCATCCCATAACTAAGGATCAAGTCCTCGACACTGTACAGCTCATGTGTAAGAAGTTCGAGATCACCAATGAGTTTGtagatggaaggccaggatatgCTTGGTTCACGAAGTTTTTGAAGAGACATCCTGAATTAAGCCGACGTAAACTAGAATCATATACCACCCAAAGAGCTTGTGTTACCTCTGAGAACATCACTGACTGGTTTGAGAAAACCCGTGAAAAGGCGAGAATGAGGATACTAAAAAtgtcatctaaaaaaaatatgattaaataaactattttcttaatcacttagtgtttgtctccaattgaaaaatttctcttgtctccatttggattaaattgTTTCCAATAGTAGCATTTTGCacatgtgtatttttcttgtattaaagtagttttcaaactcaatttaaagaatttgtactaaatagtaatattctagaagagtcaaagagcaaatttatgtaattttcttcagaaaaaaaataatttaatgtctTGAATCttgtgtcaaagttaaagcgtctggaactggttttgaattaggacacttaccctagagagtaatttttacttaagatatttactaataataaaagcATTCCGTAAAATTAGTCCTTAATCTGCAACGTTTGCCCATATATGAATTTTTTGGGCAAGcgagtgtagaatttatgggttaataaaataaatattcgactatcgttttgaatttatcaatgatctagaCTAAATCTaggaaaaacataaattaatacccctttctatcaaaatttcacattttaattaatttttttcgtacTCCAATTGAGTCAACGAATCccatagagtcaacaggcctggaaataattagttgactctatcgaggtctcactgtatttgattttgtcgttttattccaaaaattataattctttggttttttttagcGAATCACTCTGATGGTACCACACTATTCCTCTAACTAAATACCCTACTTCTTCATTCCGATCAATTTTTCACGCTTTTCCAGTTGGTTAACAATAAGAATCTCATGTTCCATTAATTGATCAGGATTAATCTGATTTGGTGGTTTTTTTCTCCCCTTtcgatttttctcttttctcaaACTACTCAAAACTACCACAAGATGAAATAGTCTCCCAAGAGACCTAAATTACAAGAAATCATATGAATTTAcggaaaagtaataaaaataccaaggaattttccaaaaaaaatagagCTCATCCaagcaataatttttattcaatgtcTTTACTTACTTCTTTGGAAATGCTGTTCTGTGTAAGGTAGTTGGAGTAATCTCTTGCTAAAATCTGGTccattttactaattttatttttaaatgctttggagaaaattgagaaacAGGAAAATCACTCGGACTGCGAACAACCTAACCTCAATCAATCAGCTGATGGGGCTGATGGTGTGTCATCTTTTTACTGACGAGATTTTTCCcgctaaaatttaatattttcccagaaaatttaatacatatggaaaagaattttatttcatcaatttataggaaataattcaattaatcaaatatataataaattcaCTGTAAATAGTAGAAAATGGCAGGAATGGCACTTCAGTTTCAAAGGAATTTATGAGAATCATGATTGGGAAAATCGCCTAGGCgctcttcttattcttcttctttttagtttttgggGCCACGGCAGGAATTTCAGGATCCCCATTGCACTTGCAGTCTATGGGAGCTACCTGATCCTGAGTGGCAGTCTTACCCGGAGTCTTGCTGCTTTCTTCAAAGAGAGTCTTGGCAATGCAATATGGAACGTTCTTTTCTGCCTTTATCTTTAGAATTGCTGCTTCACTCAAATAAACCGGGCACGTCTTATCCCAACTCATGTGATTCCCAGAGCAATTGATACATTTTGGCGGTTTCTTGTTCTTTTTCTGAGGTAAATTCTGTTCAGCCTTTTCCTTGCACGTTATCACAGCGTGGCCCAAACGCTGGCACCTGAAGCACCTAAGTGGCTTAGGAATATAGCGCTGAACTTCAACTTCCCCAAGACCCACATTGAGTTTGGAAGGGAGATCTGGAGTATCGAAAGTGACCAGAAAGATTCCAGTATTCTTCCTTCTGGGTTTCTTTTTTTGCTCAATACACTTTGCTTCTTCAGCAGGTGTCATGTGTCTTTTGATTTGCCTCAATCCCACCACATTGTACTCCTTAAGGTGCTCTAGAAGCTCTGCTGGGTCACAATTGCAGAAGTTCCAGCACTTGATCACCCCTTGAGATCTATTGAGCTTTGGATGTTCAGATACTTTCACAGCCACATTTCCGACTTTAGTGACACCAAGCACGCTTTTGGCTTGATTAGAGTCTTGAGTCTCAATCAAAACAGTGTGATTCCGGAGAAGACTAATCTTTAACTGCCCAAAGTTATTCAGGGTATCTTTGATATTGTAAGGCAGCACTGAAGCCATTCCCGAAGGATTACCATCAGCGCGCTCCATCAGTAAGAATCGCCGACCGTGTCTTTCAACTTCTTGGCCATTCTGCTGAACTTGAGAAGCTGCTGAAGGCATCTTTCAGCGTCTGAAAATGAGTTCTAACCTCAATCTTTCTGTAGGAGTGCGTTTGTCAATTTTTctaaaccaataaataaaagacAGTGAATATACCTTTTGTATTGCCTCAAGTGGTAACTCTTGCACttcaaatgagatttttggACGGGATCTTACAATTTGCAAGTTCTTTAAGAGTTTTCTGAGAATAACAGTACCAAAACCAAAAGAGGTTCGCTTCACTCTGTATTTTCCGGGTAAAAAATGACACTAGAGGCGCTGCACTCACTTTCTCGTGATTTAAAAAAGTCACAACTATTGCAACtgacaaaaaaatcttattaaatTCCAAATTCCTATGTATGTAAATGGAATCTATTATCActtgatatatatattttaaataggattaattgcaaaatattttgtaatattttgtttGTTCTTAAAATTTAGCATAATAACAGAGCtaaggatcaaatttgaatcTCAAAAAATGTAAGCTAGACCTCACTCACCTCAGTTTAGTTTTGAAGGTTGTCTCGTTGCCAACAACTCAATTTGCTGACCAAGAAAAAATCCACGATAAAACATCTTTCGTGCCATTTGTGTGTCCCCTTGTGTATAAAAGTCCCTTCCCAAATATCTAGGatcaaaattaaaagaaatcacATTTGGAAGTGGCGAGAAAGTGCCTGAAATATGGTTACCATATGCTGCTGAGAAGCCCAACACATGTCCGGACAATTTGGGACTTTTGTCACATTTCCCACGCAACTGAGAACTTCAGCCAACTGTGATCGGATGACGTGGTGAGATCATGAAGGAGACACGCTACGAGAGACTCCAGGCGGCGGATCAGGGTGACACAGAAGTAGAAAATGTCGCACAATCCGTTCCAGAAGTCAATCTGGAGACAAAAACAATGTCCGGGAATGAGCTTGTGCCCATCGGTCGGATGACTCTGGCCCAAAGGGCACTGTTTACACTCTGTCTGATTCTAATGTACTTTGCCCTATCCATTGGACTAACATTTTATCAGAGATCTTTGCTACAATCCTTCAAGTTTCCACTCAGTGTCGTTCTGTACCACCTTCTCATCAAGCTGCTCCTTTCGGGGCTCATCAGGTGTGTCTATCGCCTGGTAACCGGAAGATCCAGGGTCGTCTTGAGCTGCAGAAACCTCTTCAAAATTGTCCCAACTGGAATTGCCAGTGGACTGGATATTGGCTTTTCCAATTGGGGTCTGGAACTGGTCAACATTTCACTGTGagtcccattttttttttgttcaaataaaaTGCTTTATTATGAGGTGAATGCGGTCACGACACAAAACGTAgagtcaataaaaaaaacacctgaAATCTCACGCGAGGGAAcgattaaatttttatcagtgaCAAAAATGAATTTGGGCAGTTTGAGGCAGTAGACTCGGTACTTGGCTCCTCAAGTGGTAAACATTTTTTGTC
Proteins encoded in this window:
- the LOC129801565 gene encoding uncharacterized protein LOC129801565, with amino-acid sequence MPSAASQVQQNGQEVERHGRRFLLMERADGNPSGMASVLPYNIKDTLNNFGQLKISLLRNHTVLIETQDSNQAKSVLGVTKVGNVAVKVSEHPKLNRSQGVIKCWNFCNCDPAELLEHLKEYNVVGLRQIKRHMTPAEEAKCIEQKKKPRRKNTGIFLVTFDTPDLPSKLNVGLGEVEVQRYIPKPLRCFRCQRLGHAVITCKEKAEQNLPQKKNKKPPKCINCSGNHMSWDKTCPVYLSEAAILKIKAEKNVPYCIAKTLFEESSKTPGKTATQDQVAPIDCKCNGDPEIPAVAPKTKKKKNKKSA